In Macrobrachium nipponense isolate FS-2020 chromosome 30, ASM1510439v2, whole genome shotgun sequence, a genomic segment contains:
- the LOC135202137 gene encoding myosin-14-like: protein MDSVNLFKLLQLVASLAGIFICCIWLGERVLPCLAAIPMEEEGEERQLAYQSVRVCGLLGKWRVNKKRKKLLKKLTTQVSEIASDPEKAELKKHLRSHLHGLRRAQRKAEIKSEIEQTEACDCQVEWSSKTAETPERTGKETGGSPLVTWTESRKTPDSEEETEATLETPDSEEESEATWGTPGSDEETETTLEIPGYEEESEATCGTPGSDEETETTLETPDHKEESGAPWGTPDYVEESKAPLGTSDYVEESEVPWGTPDCVEEIEAPRGIPDHEEEKEATLETQEKNHEVISNLRTNMARQKARANDGRRRRMVTNPSVPKAEELTRKIAELEKQRKAFEMERQALAEEKENCQRQKEDFDHERKKFNDNLSKIRKRRNELGRTRTLLRNEAEELARAHDDLTVLKEALDREREALEDERQANRRHLDEERAAVTREWLALEGAKEDLYREREKLRAERVALDEERQVTAKNKKGRGGRKERGREHGKENQNLSGRSDNDTFDQNNVYELLELIDERVTASISHALRSWEKRLLEKLRLPRDKASKDQRDTSGRGKSSATVSMKESTGKLQEKLEILRRDKAHLLNQVEHLQKEHNDVVVDLKETIGKQQQQLEFLEQENAFLLMHNAELKRELGDAASNLSETNEEQKGQLETWKGEKSSVIVQIEKLRKEKKITVRRLKSVIQAQKRQIDILEKEKASLAAKVGHQHTEQNSDDKILENIVQQQQDQLDTLEKEKESLLRQVHHLKEENATVRSLRKIIDIQNQQLNILEREKKSLLAHIELLRKEDHSIRQEVEELIRQMEIVWDVEKFKLDSKMDDKVINLHQEIQRLTKDSAKKDSADIGRMEDEEVLVWVTEMEEQAALKQEPGEEFSRELNKSSKEEN from the coding sequence ATGGATTCAGTAAACTTGTTCAAGTTGCTTCAACTAGTGGCTTCCCTGGCTGgaatatttatttgttgtatCTGGTTAGGAGAACGTGTCCTCCCTTGTTTGGCCGCCATACCTatggaagaagagggagaagaacgTCAGTTAGCATATCAGTCGGTGCGAGTGTGTGGCCTGCTTGGAAAATGGAGGGTCAACAAGAAACGCAAAAAGTTATTAAAGAAGTTGACAACGCAAGTGAGCGAAATCGCTTCCGATCCGGAAAAGGCTGAACTGAAGAAACACTTGAGAAGCCATTTGCACGGCCTCCGTAGGGCGCAGAGAAAGGCAGAGATAAAGTCGGAGATCGAGCAGACTGAAGCCTGTGACTGTCAAGTCGAATGGAGCAGCAAAACTGCCGAAACGCCTGAACGGACTGGGAAAGAAACAGGTGGTTCGCCTTTGGTGACATGGACTGAATCTCGGAAAACACCCGACTCTGAGGAGGAAACAGAAGCGACTTTGGAAACACCAGACTCTGAGGAAGAATCAGAGGCGACTTGGGGAACACCCGGCTCTGATGAGGAAACGGAAACGACTTTGGAAATACCCGGCTATGAGGAGGAATCAGAGGCGACTTGCGGAACACCCGGCTCTGATGAGGAAACGGAAACGACTTTGGAAACACCCGACCATAAGGAGGAATCAGGAGCTCCTTGGGGAACACCCGACTATGTGGAAGAATCAAAAGCTCCTTTGGGAACATCCGACTATGTGGAAGAATCAGAGGTTCCTTGGGGAACACCCGACTGTGTGGAAGAAATAGAGGCGCCTAGGGGAATACCCGACCATGAGGAGGAAAAAGAGGCTACTTTGGAAACACAAGAGAAGAACCATGAGGTAATCAGCAATCTTCGTACGAATATGGCAAGACAAAAGGCTCGTGCAAATGACGGAAGGAGACGGCGCATGGTCACGAATCCCTCCGTTCCCAAGGCAGAGGAACTTACAAGGAAGATCGCTGAACTTGAGAAACAAAGAAAAGCGTTTGAAATGGAAAGACAGGCCTTAGCCGAGGAGAAAGAAAACTGCCAGAGGCAAAAAGAGGATTTTGATCACGAAAGGAAAAAATTCAATGACAATTTAAGTAAAATCCGGAAAAGAAGAAACGAACTTGGGAGAACAAGAACTCTGCTTAGGAACGAGGCAGAGGAACTCGCGAGAGCTCATGACGACCTCACCGTTCTGAAAGAGGCAttggacagagaaagagaggccCTCGAGGACGAGAGACAAGCTAACAGACGGCACCTAGACGAAGAGAGGGCCGCCGTGACGAGGGAATGGCTGGCTCTAGAAGGCGCGAAAGAGGATttgtaccgagagagagagaaactacgcGCGGAAAGGGTGGCCCTCGACGAGGAAAGACAAGTGACTGCCAAGAATAAAAAGGgcagaggagggaggaaggaaagggGGAGGGAACACGGAAAGGAGAACCAAAACTTGAGTGGCCGATCGGATAACGATACCTTTGATCAAAACAACGTTTATGAACTCTTGGAGTTAATCGATGAAAGAGTGACCGCAAGTATAAGTCACGCCCTGAGATCTTGGGAGAAGCGCCTTCTGGAAAAGCTCCGGCTTCCACGCGATAAAGCCAGCAAGGACCAACGCGACACTTCTGGACGCGGAAAGAGCAGCGCTACCGTTTCCATGAAGGAATCCACTGGAAAACTGCAGGAGAAGCTGGAAATTTTGAGAAGAGATAAGGCGCATCTTTTGAATCAGGTTGAACACCTGCAAAAGGAACACAACGATGTTGTCGTGGACTTGAAGGAAACCATTggcaaacaacaacagcaactggAATTCCTGGAACAAGAGAATGCCTTCCTTTTAATGCACAACGCCGAGCTGAAAAGGGAACTCGGAGATGCTGCCAGCAACCTGAGTGAAACAAATGAAGAACAGAAAGGTCAGCTGGAAACATGGAAAGGTGAAAAATCAAGTGTTATAGTGCAAATTGAAAAATtacgaaaagaaaagaagattACTGTTAGGAGACTGAAAAGCGTTATTCAAGCACAAAAGCGTCAAATCGATATTTTGGAAAAGGAGAAAGCAAGTCTTGCAGCGAAAGTTGGCCATCAACACACGGAACAAAACAGTGATGACAAGATCCTGGAAAACAttgtacaacaacaacaagaccAACTGGACACtctggaaaaagaaaaggagagtcTTTTGAGGCAAGTTCACCATCTGAAAGAAGAAAACGCCACTGTCAGGAGTCTGCGGAAAATCATAGACATACAAAACCAGCAACTGAACATTctggaaagagaaaagaaaagtctTTTGGCGCATATTGAGCTTCTGAGGAAAGAAGACCACTCGATTCGCCAGGAGGTGGAGGAGCTGATCAGGCAGATGGAAATCGTCTGGGATGTCGAAAAGTTTAAACTCGATTCGAAAATGGACGACAAAGTGATTAATCTGCACCAGGAGATTCAGAGGCTCACGAAGGACAGCGCTAAGAAGGACAGCGCCGACATTGGGAGGATGGAAGATGAAGAAGTACTCGTGTGGGTGACAGAAATGGAGGAGCAGGCTGCGCTCAAACAGGAACCAGGCGAAGAATTCAGCAGAGAATTAAACAAGTCCTCCAAAGAAGAGAATTAA